A window of Chlorocebus sabaeus isolate Y175 chromosome 14, mChlSab1.0.hap1, whole genome shotgun sequence contains these coding sequences:
- the DCTN1 gene encoding dynactin subunit 1 isoform X1 has translation MTGDTEEQQNLIFSPRLMEEIQFIAIVLISSLTLGIESSRPSALSPLRREGALATTRRFLMVLIGFPGTVRVRLACPRCPALCLIDVIPAAVGAQFSVRAGLREKSVHWIQNASGPPGQRVLGGPGRVWRRVGQPTRAGRAGPAPQGLGRRSSLGPELGAEPLTVQTPSGSRMSAEASARPLRVGSRVEVIGKGHRGTVAYVGATLFATGKWVGVILDEAKGKNDGTVQGRKYFTCDEGHGIFVRQSQIQVFEDGADTTSPETPDSSASKVLKREGTDTTAKTSKLRGLKPKKAPTARKTTTRRPKPTRPASTGVAGASSSLGPSGSASAGELSSSEPSTPAQTPLAAPIIPTPALTSPGAVPPLPSPSKEEEGLRAQVRDLEEKLETLRLKRAEDKAKLKELEKHKIQLEQVQEWKSKMQEQQADLQRRLKEARKEAKEALEAKERYMEEMADTADAIEMATLDKEMAEERAESLQQEVEALKERVDELTTDLEILKAEIEEKGSDGAASSYQLKQLEEQNARLKDALVRMRDLSSSEKQEHVKLQKLMEKKNQELEVVRQQRERLQEELSQAESTIDELKEQVDAALGAEEMVEMLTDRNLNLEEKVRELRETVGDLEAMNEMNDELQENARETELELREQLDMAGARVREAQKRVEAAQETVADYQQTIKKYRQLTAHLQDVNRELTNQQEASVERQQQPPPETFDFKIKFAETKAHAKAIEMELRQMEVAQANRHMSLLTAFMPDSFLRPGGDHDCVLVLLLMPRLICKAELIRKQAQEKFELSENCSERPGLRGAAGEQLSFAAGLVYSLSLLQATLHRYEHALSQCSVDVYKKVGSLYPEMSAHERSLDFLIELLHKDQLDETVNVEPLTKAIKYYQHLYSIHLAEQPEDCTMQLADHIKFTQSALDCMSVEVGRLRAFLQGGQEATDIALLLRDLETSCSDIRQFCKKIRRRMPGTDAPGIPAALAFGPQVSDTLLDCRKHLTWVVAVLQEVAAAAAQLIAPLAENEGLPVAALEELAFKASEQIYGTPSSSPYECLRQSCNILISTMNKLATAMQEGEYDAERPPSKPPPVELRAAALRAEITDAEGLGLKLEDRETVIKELKKSLKIKGEELSEANVRLSLLEKKLDSAAKDADERIEKVQTRLEETQALLRKKEKDFEETMDALQADIDQLEAEKTELKQRLNSQSKRTIEGLRSPPPSGIATLVSGIAGEEQQRGAVPGQAPGSVPGPGLVKDSPLLLQQISAMRLHISQLQHENNILKGAQMKASLASLPPLHVAKLSHEGPGSELPAGALYRKTSQLLETLNQLSTHTHVVDITRTSPATKSPSAQLMEQVAQLKSLSDTIEKLKDEVLKETVSQRPGATVPTDFATFPSSAFLRAKEEQQDDTVYMGKVTFSCAAGLGQRHRLVLTQEQLHQLHSRLIS, from the exons atGACAGGTGACACTGAGGAGCAGCAAAACTTAATTTTCTCCCCCAGGCTAATGGAGGAGATACAGTTTATCGCTATTGTTTTAATTAGCAGTTTAACACTTGGAATTGAGTCCTCCAGACCCTCTGCGCTTTCTCCCCTCCGCCGAGAGGGGGCGCTCGCTACGACACGCCGATTTCTTATGGTCCTAATCGGCTTCCCAGGCACAGTGCGCGTGCGCTTAGCCTGTCCCAGGTGTCCAGCTTTGTGCCTGATTGATGTAATCCCGGCTGCGGTCGGCGCGCAGTTTTCAGTCAGGGCGGGACTGCGGGAAAAGAGCGTTCACTGGATCCAGAACGCCTCTGGGCCTCCAGGCCAAAGGGTTCTGGGCGGTCCTGGAAGGGTCTGGCGGCGAGTCGGGCAGCCCACGAGGGCGGGGAGGGCGGGGCCGGCCCCGCAGGGTCTTGGGCGTCGGTCGTCTTTGGGGCCGGAGCTGGGCGCGGAGCCCCTGACAGTGCAG ACGCCCAGCGGCAGCAGGATGAGTGCAGAGGCAAGCGCCCGGCCTCTGCGGGTGGGCTCCCGTGTAGAAGTGATTGGAAAAGGCCACCGAGGCACTGTGGCCTATGTTGGAGCCACACTCTTTGCTACTGGCAAATGGGTAGGCGTGATTCTGGATGAAGCAAAGGGCAAAAATGATGGAACTGTTCAAGGAAGGAAGTACTTCACTTGTGATGAAGGGCATGGCATCTTTGTGCGCCAGTCCCAG ATCCAGGTATTTGAAGATGGAGCAGACACTACTTCCCCAGAGACACccgattcttctgcttcaaaaGTCCTCAAAAGAG AGGGAACTGATACAACTGCAAAGACTAGCAAACTG CGGGGACTGAAGCCTAAGAAG GCACCGACAGCCCGAAAG ACCACAACTCGGCGGCCCAAG CCCACCCGCCCAGCCAGTACTGGGGTGGCTGGGGCCAGTAGCTCCCTGGGCCCCTCTGGCTCAGCGTCAGCAGGTGAGCTGAGCAGCAGTGAGCCCAGCACCCCGGCTCAGACTCCGCTGGCAGCACCCATCATCCCCACGCCGGCCCTCACCTCTCCTGGAGCAGTCCCCCCGCTTCCTTCCCCCTCCAAG gaggaggagggactaAGGGCTCAGGTGCGGGACCTGGAGGAAAAACTAGAGACCCTGAGACTGAAACGGGCAGAAGACAAAGCAAAGCTAAAAGAGCTGGAGAAACACAAAATCCAACTGGAGCAGGTGCAGGAATGGAAGAGCAAAATGCAGGAGCAGCAGGCCGACCTGCAGCGGCGCCTCAAGGAGGCGAGAAAG GAAGCCAAGGAGGCCCTGGAGGCAAAGGAACGTTATATGGAGGAGATGGCTGATACTGCTGATGCCATTGAGATGGCCACTTTGGACAAGGAGATGGCTGAAGAGCGGGCTGAGTCCCTGCAGCAGGAGGTGGAGGCACTGAAGGAGCGAGTGGACGAGCTCACCACTGACTTAGAGATCCTCAAGGCTGAGATTGAAGAGAAGG GCTCAGATGGCGCTGCATCCAGTTATCAGCTCAAGCAGCTTGAGGAGCAGAACGCCCGCCTGAAGGATGCCCTGGTGAG GATGCGGGATCTTTCTTCCTCAGAGAAGCAGGAGCATGTGAAGCTCCAGAAGCTCATGGAAAAGAAGAACCAAGAACTGGAAGTTGTGAGGCAGCAGCGGGAGCGTCTGCAGGAGGAGCTAAGCCAGGCAGAGAGCACCATTGATGAGCTCAAGGAGCAG GTGGATGCTGCTCTGGGTGCTGAGGAGATGGTGGAGATGCTGACAGATCGGAACCTGAATCTGGAAGAGAAAGTGCGCGAGTTGAGGGAGACTGTGGGAGACTTG GAAGCGATGAATGAGATGAACGACGAGCTGCAGGAGAATGCACGTGAGACAGAACTGGAGCTGCGGGAGCAGCTGGACATGGCGGGCGCGCGGGTTCGTGAGGCCCAGAAGCGTGTGGAGGCAGCCCAGGAGACGGTTGCAGACTACCAGCAGACCATTAAGAAGTACCGCCAGCTGACCGCCCATCTTCAG GATGTGAATCGGGAACTGACAAACCAACAGGAAGCATCTGTGGAGAGACAACAGCAGCCACCTCCGGAGACCTTTGACTTCAAAATCAAGTTTGCTGAGACTAAGGCCCATGCCAAG GCAATTGAGATGGAATTGAGGCAGATGGAGGTGGCCCAGGCCAACCGACACATGTCCCTGCTGACAGCCTTCATGCCTGACAGCTTCCTTCGGCCAGGTGGGGACCATGACTGCGTTCTGGTGCTGCTACTCATGCCTCGTCTCATTTGCAAG GCAGAGCTGATCCGGAAGCAGGCCCAGGAGAAGTTTGAACTAAGTGAGAACTGTTCAGAGCGGCCTGGGCTGCGAGGAGCTGCTGGGGAACAACTCAGCTTTGCTGCTGGACTGGTGTACTCGCTGAGCCTACTGCAGGCCACACTACACCGCTATGAGCA TGCCCTCTCTCAGTGCAGTGTGGATGTGTATAAGAAAGTGGGCAGCCTCTACCCTGAGATGAGTGCCCATGAGCGTTCATTGGATTTCCTCATTGAACTGCTGCACAAGGATCAGCTGGATGAGACTGTCAATGTGGAGCCTCTCACCAAGGCCATCAAGTACTATCAG CATCTGTACAGCATCCACCTTGCCGAACAGCCTGAGGACTGTACTATGCAGCTGGCTGACCACATTAAG TTCACGCAAAGTGCTCTGGACTGCATGAGTGTGGAGGTAGGACGGCTGCGTGCCTTCTTGCAG GGTGGGCAGGAGGCTACAGATATTGCCCTTCTGCTCCGGGATCTGGAAACTTCGTGCAGTGACATCCGCCAGTTCTGCAAGAAGATCCGAAGGCGAATGCCAGGGACAGATGCTCCTGGGATTCCAGCTGCACTGGCCTTTGGACCACAG GTATCTGACACGCTCCTAGACTGCAGGAAACACTTGACGTGGGTCGTGGCTGTGCTGCAGGAGGTGGCAGCTGCTGCTGCCCAGCTCATTGCCCCACTGGCGGAGAATGAGGGGCTACCTGTGGCTGCCCTGGAGGAACTGGCTTTCAAAGCAAGCGAGCAG ATCTATGGGACCCCTTCCAGCAGCCCCTATGAGTGTCTGCGCCAGTCATGCAACATCCTCATCAGTACTATGAACAAGCTGGCCACAGCCATGCAGGAGGGGGAGTATGATGCAGAGCGGCCCCCCAGCAAG CCTCCACCAGTTGAGTTGCGGGCTGCCGCCCTTCGTGCAGAGATCACAGATGCTGAAGGACTGGGTTTGAAGCTTGAAGATCGAGAGACAGTGATTAAGGAGTTGAAGAAGTCACTCAAGATTAAG GGAGAGGAGCTAAGTGAGGCCAATGTGCGGCTGAGCCTCCTGGAGAAGAAGTTGGACAGTGCTGCCAAGGATGCAGATGAGCGTATCGAGAAAGTCCAGACTCGGCTGGAGGAGACCCAGGCACTGCTGCGGAAGAAGGAGAA AGATTTTGAGGAGACAATGGATGCACTCCAGGCTGACATCGACCAGCTGGAGGCAGAGAAGACAGAACTAAAGCAACGGCTGAACAGCCAGTCTAAGCGCACAATTGAGGGGCTCCGGAGCCCTCCTCCTTCAGGCATTGCTACTCTGGTCTCTGGCATTGCTGGTG AAGAACAACAGCGAG GAGCTGTCCCTGGACAGGCTCCAGGGTctgtgccaggcccagggctggTGAAGGACTCACCACTGCTGCTTCAGCAGATCTCTGCCATGAGGCTGCACATCTCCCAGCTCCAGCATGAGAATAACATCCTCAAG GGAGCCCAGATGAAGGCATCCTTGGCATCCCTGCCCCCTCTGCATGTTGCAAAGCTATCCCATGAGGGCCCTGGCAGTGAGTTGCCAGCTGGAGCGCTGTATCGTAAGACCAGCCAGCTGCTGGAGACGTTGAATCAgttgagcacacacacacatgttgtAGACATCACTCGCACTAGCCCTG CTACCAAGAGTCCATCAGCCCAACTTATGGAGCAAGTGGCTCAGCTTAAGTCCCTGAGTGACACCATTGAGAAGCTCAAG GATGAGGTCCTCAAGGAGACAGTATCTCAGCGCCCTGGAGCCACAGTACCCACTGACTTTGCCACCTTCCCTTCATCAGCCTTCCTCAGG GCCAAGGAGGAGCAGCAGGATGACACAGTCTACATGGGCAAAGTGACCTTCTCCTGTGCGGCTGGTCTTGGACAGCGACACCGGCTGGTGCTGACCCAGGAGCAGCTGCACCAGCTTCACAGTCGCCTCATCTCCTAA
- the DCTN1 gene encoding dynactin subunit 1 isoform X2 has product MTGDTEEQQNLIFSPRLMEEIQFIAIVLISSLTLGIESSRPSALSPLRREGALATTRRFLMVLIGFPGTVRVRLACPRCPALCLIDVIPAAVGAQFSVRAGLREKSVHWIQNASGPPGQRVLGGPGRVWRRVGQPTRAGRAGPAPQGLGRRSSLGPELGAEPLTVQTPSGSRMSAEASARPLRVGSRVEVIGKGHRGTVAYVGATLFATGKWVGVILDEAKGKNDGTVQGRKYFTCDEGHGIFVRQSQIQVFEDGADTTSPETPDSSASKVLKREGTDTTAKTSKLRGLKPKKAPTARKTTTRRPKPTRPASTGVAGASSSLGPSGSASAGELSSSEPSTPAQTPLAAPIIPTPALTSPGAVPPLPSPSKEEEGLRAQVRDLEEKLETLRLKRAEDKAKLKELEKHKIQLEQVQEWKSKMQEQQADLQRRLKEARKEAKEALEAKERYMEEMADTADAIEMATLDKEMAEERAESLQQEVEALKERVDELTTDLEILKAEIEEKGSDGAASSYQLKQLEEQNARLKDALVRMRDLSSSEKQEHVKLQKLMEKKNQELEVVRQQRERLQEELSQAESTIDELKEQVDAALGAEEMVEMLTDRNLNLEEKVRELRETVGDLEAMNEMNDELQENARETELELREQLDMAGARVREAQKRVEAAQETVADYQQTIKKYRQLTAHLQDVNRELTNQQEASVERQQQPPPETFDFKIKFAETKAHAKAIEMELRQMEVAQANRHMSLLTAFMPDSFLRPGGDHDCVLVLLLMPRLICKAELIRKQAQEKFELSENCSERPGLRGAAGEQLSFAAGLVYSLSLLQATLHRYEHALSQCSVDVYKKVGSLYPEMSAHERSLDFLIELLHKDQLDETVNVEPLTKAIKYYQHLYSIHLAEQPEDCTMQLADHIKFTQSALDCMSVEVGRLRAFLQGGQEATDIALLLRDLETSCSDIRQFCKKIRRRMPGTDAPGIPAALAFGPQVSDTLLDCRKHLTWVVAVLQEVAAAAAQLIAPLAENEGLPVAALEELAFKASEQIYGTPSSSPYECLRQSCNILISTMNKLATAMQEGEYDAERPPSKPPPVELRAAALRAEITDAEGLGLKLEDRETVIKELKKSLKIKGEELSEANVRLSLLEKKLDSAAKDADERIEKVQTRLEETQALLRKKEKDFEETMDALQADIDQLEAEKTELKQRLNSQSKRTIEGLRSPPPSGIATLVSGIAGGAVPGQAPGSVPGPGLVKDSPLLLQQISAMRLHISQLQHENNILKGAQMKASLASLPPLHVAKLSHEGPGSELPAGALYRKTSQLLETLNQLSTHTHVVDITRTSPATKSPSAQLMEQVAQLKSLSDTIEKLKDEVLKETVSQRPGATVPTDFATFPSSAFLRAKEEQQDDTVYMGKVTFSCAAGLGQRHRLVLTQEQLHQLHSRLIS; this is encoded by the exons atGACAGGTGACACTGAGGAGCAGCAAAACTTAATTTTCTCCCCCAGGCTAATGGAGGAGATACAGTTTATCGCTATTGTTTTAATTAGCAGTTTAACACTTGGAATTGAGTCCTCCAGACCCTCTGCGCTTTCTCCCCTCCGCCGAGAGGGGGCGCTCGCTACGACACGCCGATTTCTTATGGTCCTAATCGGCTTCCCAGGCACAGTGCGCGTGCGCTTAGCCTGTCCCAGGTGTCCAGCTTTGTGCCTGATTGATGTAATCCCGGCTGCGGTCGGCGCGCAGTTTTCAGTCAGGGCGGGACTGCGGGAAAAGAGCGTTCACTGGATCCAGAACGCCTCTGGGCCTCCAGGCCAAAGGGTTCTGGGCGGTCCTGGAAGGGTCTGGCGGCGAGTCGGGCAGCCCACGAGGGCGGGGAGGGCGGGGCCGGCCCCGCAGGGTCTTGGGCGTCGGTCGTCTTTGGGGCCGGAGCTGGGCGCGGAGCCCCTGACAGTGCAG ACGCCCAGCGGCAGCAGGATGAGTGCAGAGGCAAGCGCCCGGCCTCTGCGGGTGGGCTCCCGTGTAGAAGTGATTGGAAAAGGCCACCGAGGCACTGTGGCCTATGTTGGAGCCACACTCTTTGCTACTGGCAAATGGGTAGGCGTGATTCTGGATGAAGCAAAGGGCAAAAATGATGGAACTGTTCAAGGAAGGAAGTACTTCACTTGTGATGAAGGGCATGGCATCTTTGTGCGCCAGTCCCAG ATCCAGGTATTTGAAGATGGAGCAGACACTACTTCCCCAGAGACACccgattcttctgcttcaaaaGTCCTCAAAAGAG AGGGAACTGATACAACTGCAAAGACTAGCAAACTG CGGGGACTGAAGCCTAAGAAG GCACCGACAGCCCGAAAG ACCACAACTCGGCGGCCCAAG CCCACCCGCCCAGCCAGTACTGGGGTGGCTGGGGCCAGTAGCTCCCTGGGCCCCTCTGGCTCAGCGTCAGCAGGTGAGCTGAGCAGCAGTGAGCCCAGCACCCCGGCTCAGACTCCGCTGGCAGCACCCATCATCCCCACGCCGGCCCTCACCTCTCCTGGAGCAGTCCCCCCGCTTCCTTCCCCCTCCAAG gaggaggagggactaAGGGCTCAGGTGCGGGACCTGGAGGAAAAACTAGAGACCCTGAGACTGAAACGGGCAGAAGACAAAGCAAAGCTAAAAGAGCTGGAGAAACACAAAATCCAACTGGAGCAGGTGCAGGAATGGAAGAGCAAAATGCAGGAGCAGCAGGCCGACCTGCAGCGGCGCCTCAAGGAGGCGAGAAAG GAAGCCAAGGAGGCCCTGGAGGCAAAGGAACGTTATATGGAGGAGATGGCTGATACTGCTGATGCCATTGAGATGGCCACTTTGGACAAGGAGATGGCTGAAGAGCGGGCTGAGTCCCTGCAGCAGGAGGTGGAGGCACTGAAGGAGCGAGTGGACGAGCTCACCACTGACTTAGAGATCCTCAAGGCTGAGATTGAAGAGAAGG GCTCAGATGGCGCTGCATCCAGTTATCAGCTCAAGCAGCTTGAGGAGCAGAACGCCCGCCTGAAGGATGCCCTGGTGAG GATGCGGGATCTTTCTTCCTCAGAGAAGCAGGAGCATGTGAAGCTCCAGAAGCTCATGGAAAAGAAGAACCAAGAACTGGAAGTTGTGAGGCAGCAGCGGGAGCGTCTGCAGGAGGAGCTAAGCCAGGCAGAGAGCACCATTGATGAGCTCAAGGAGCAG GTGGATGCTGCTCTGGGTGCTGAGGAGATGGTGGAGATGCTGACAGATCGGAACCTGAATCTGGAAGAGAAAGTGCGCGAGTTGAGGGAGACTGTGGGAGACTTG GAAGCGATGAATGAGATGAACGACGAGCTGCAGGAGAATGCACGTGAGACAGAACTGGAGCTGCGGGAGCAGCTGGACATGGCGGGCGCGCGGGTTCGTGAGGCCCAGAAGCGTGTGGAGGCAGCCCAGGAGACGGTTGCAGACTACCAGCAGACCATTAAGAAGTACCGCCAGCTGACCGCCCATCTTCAG GATGTGAATCGGGAACTGACAAACCAACAGGAAGCATCTGTGGAGAGACAACAGCAGCCACCTCCGGAGACCTTTGACTTCAAAATCAAGTTTGCTGAGACTAAGGCCCATGCCAAG GCAATTGAGATGGAATTGAGGCAGATGGAGGTGGCCCAGGCCAACCGACACATGTCCCTGCTGACAGCCTTCATGCCTGACAGCTTCCTTCGGCCAGGTGGGGACCATGACTGCGTTCTGGTGCTGCTACTCATGCCTCGTCTCATTTGCAAG GCAGAGCTGATCCGGAAGCAGGCCCAGGAGAAGTTTGAACTAAGTGAGAACTGTTCAGAGCGGCCTGGGCTGCGAGGAGCTGCTGGGGAACAACTCAGCTTTGCTGCTGGACTGGTGTACTCGCTGAGCCTACTGCAGGCCACACTACACCGCTATGAGCA TGCCCTCTCTCAGTGCAGTGTGGATGTGTATAAGAAAGTGGGCAGCCTCTACCCTGAGATGAGTGCCCATGAGCGTTCATTGGATTTCCTCATTGAACTGCTGCACAAGGATCAGCTGGATGAGACTGTCAATGTGGAGCCTCTCACCAAGGCCATCAAGTACTATCAG CATCTGTACAGCATCCACCTTGCCGAACAGCCTGAGGACTGTACTATGCAGCTGGCTGACCACATTAAG TTCACGCAAAGTGCTCTGGACTGCATGAGTGTGGAGGTAGGACGGCTGCGTGCCTTCTTGCAG GGTGGGCAGGAGGCTACAGATATTGCCCTTCTGCTCCGGGATCTGGAAACTTCGTGCAGTGACATCCGCCAGTTCTGCAAGAAGATCCGAAGGCGAATGCCAGGGACAGATGCTCCTGGGATTCCAGCTGCACTGGCCTTTGGACCACAG GTATCTGACACGCTCCTAGACTGCAGGAAACACTTGACGTGGGTCGTGGCTGTGCTGCAGGAGGTGGCAGCTGCTGCTGCCCAGCTCATTGCCCCACTGGCGGAGAATGAGGGGCTACCTGTGGCTGCCCTGGAGGAACTGGCTTTCAAAGCAAGCGAGCAG ATCTATGGGACCCCTTCCAGCAGCCCCTATGAGTGTCTGCGCCAGTCATGCAACATCCTCATCAGTACTATGAACAAGCTGGCCACAGCCATGCAGGAGGGGGAGTATGATGCAGAGCGGCCCCCCAGCAAG CCTCCACCAGTTGAGTTGCGGGCTGCCGCCCTTCGTGCAGAGATCACAGATGCTGAAGGACTGGGTTTGAAGCTTGAAGATCGAGAGACAGTGATTAAGGAGTTGAAGAAGTCACTCAAGATTAAG GGAGAGGAGCTAAGTGAGGCCAATGTGCGGCTGAGCCTCCTGGAGAAGAAGTTGGACAGTGCTGCCAAGGATGCAGATGAGCGTATCGAGAAAGTCCAGACTCGGCTGGAGGAGACCCAGGCACTGCTGCGGAAGAAGGAGAA AGATTTTGAGGAGACAATGGATGCACTCCAGGCTGACATCGACCAGCTGGAGGCAGAGAAGACAGAACTAAAGCAACGGCTGAACAGCCAGTCTAAGCGCACAATTGAGGGGCTCCGGAGCCCTCCTCCTTCAGGCATTGCTACTCTGGTCTCTGGCATTGCTGGTG GAGCTGTCCCTGGACAGGCTCCAGGGTctgtgccaggcccagggctggTGAAGGACTCACCACTGCTGCTTCAGCAGATCTCTGCCATGAGGCTGCACATCTCCCAGCTCCAGCATGAGAATAACATCCTCAAG GGAGCCCAGATGAAGGCATCCTTGGCATCCCTGCCCCCTCTGCATGTTGCAAAGCTATCCCATGAGGGCCCTGGCAGTGAGTTGCCAGCTGGAGCGCTGTATCGTAAGACCAGCCAGCTGCTGGAGACGTTGAATCAgttgagcacacacacacatgttgtAGACATCACTCGCACTAGCCCTG CTACCAAGAGTCCATCAGCCCAACTTATGGAGCAAGTGGCTCAGCTTAAGTCCCTGAGTGACACCATTGAGAAGCTCAAG GATGAGGTCCTCAAGGAGACAGTATCTCAGCGCCCTGGAGCCACAGTACCCACTGACTTTGCCACCTTCCCTTCATCAGCCTTCCTCAGG GCCAAGGAGGAGCAGCAGGATGACACAGTCTACATGGGCAAAGTGACCTTCTCCTGTGCGGCTGGTCTTGGACAGCGACACCGGCTGGTGCTGACCCAGGAGCAGCTGCACCAGCTTCACAGTCGCCTCATCTCCTAA